The Mesorhizobium loti genome includes a region encoding these proteins:
- a CDS encoding sugar phosphate isomerase/epimerase, with protein sequence MNWSFQLYSARNFLPWEGVLATLGKLGYTHVEGFGGVYDDPKAFRTELDKNGLAMPTGHFSIDALENDFDGVRKIADALGITLLICPFLMPDQRPSDAAGWRGFGERLAKVGETAKKAGHGFAWHNHDFEFKKLADGSVPQDHILSSAPDISWEMDVAWVVRGGDDPLPWIEKYGKRISAVHVKDMAKPGEGLDEDGWSDVGHGTIDWAGLIKALRAKSAAQYYVMEQDNPNDIERFARRSIAAVKTY encoded by the coding sequence ATGAACTGGTCATTCCAACTTTACAGCGCCCGCAATTTCCTGCCCTGGGAAGGCGTGCTCGCCACGCTCGGCAAGCTCGGCTACACTCATGTCGAGGGCTTCGGCGGCGTCTACGATGATCCCAAGGCCTTCCGCACCGAGCTCGACAAGAACGGCCTTGCCATGCCGACCGGACATTTCTCGATCGACGCGCTCGAGAACGACTTCGACGGCGTGCGCAAGATCGCCGACGCGCTCGGCATCACCCTGCTGATCTGTCCTTTTCTGATGCCCGACCAGCGGCCATCCGATGCCGCCGGCTGGCGTGGTTTTGGCGAACGCCTGGCCAAGGTCGGCGAGACCGCGAAGAAGGCCGGCCACGGCTTTGCCTGGCACAACCATGATTTCGAGTTCAAGAAGCTCGCCGACGGCTCGGTGCCGCAGGATCACATCCTGTCGTCCGCGCCCGACATCAGCTGGGAGATGGACGTCGCCTGGGTGGTGCGCGGCGGCGACGATCCGCTGCCGTGGATCGAGAAATACGGCAAGCGCATCAGCGCCGTCCACGTCAAGGACATGGCCAAACCGGGCGAGGGGCTGGACGAGGACGGCTGGTCGGATGTCGGCCACGGCACCATCGACTGGGCTGGCCTGATCAAGGCGCTGCGCGCCAAGAGTGCCGCCCAATACTACGTCATGGAACAGGACAACCCCAACGACATCGAGCGCTTCGCCCGCCGCTCGATCGCAGCCGTCAAGACCTATTAG
- a CDS encoding Gfo/Idh/MocA family oxidoreductase, which yields MAKKLGIGVIGCGNISKAYFSLAPLFRGIEMRACADINMEAAKARAKEFKLRAETVEDLLKADDIDIVVNLTIPAVHYEVSKQILDAGKHVYSEKPFVLSVREGQDLKARAEKKGLRIGSAPDTFLGGAHQLVRELIDEGKLGKITSGTCHVMGHGMEHWHPNPDFFFQPGAGPVLDIGPYYITNLIQLIGPVKQVAAFATTPAKERTISSKPRAGEKIPVNTPTTIHGLLEFENGAVVTLNTSWDVWAHGHAPMELYGETGTVFVPDPNFFGGDVRFTQDSKPVKKLPKWKHPFGVPNEMHGQGMMANYRTSGLADMAVAITEGRPHRCSMELALHAVDVMTGLLRSGETGKFVAMQTTCERPAALGVKEAKELLAKKK from the coding sequence ATGGCAAAGAAACTTGGCATCGGCGTCATCGGCTGCGGCAACATCTCGAAAGCATATTTCTCGCTGGCGCCGCTGTTTCGCGGCATCGAGATGCGTGCCTGCGCCGACATCAACATGGAGGCGGCCAAGGCGCGGGCGAAGGAGTTCAAGCTGCGCGCCGAAACCGTCGAAGACCTGCTCAAGGCCGACGACATCGACATTGTCGTCAACCTGACCATCCCGGCGGTGCACTACGAGGTATCGAAGCAGATCCTCGACGCCGGCAAGCACGTCTATTCGGAAAAGCCGTTCGTGCTGTCGGTTAGGGAAGGCCAGGATCTCAAGGCGCGGGCGGAGAAGAAGGGGCTGCGCATCGGCTCGGCGCCCGACACGTTCCTCGGCGGTGCGCACCAACTGGTCCGTGAGCTGATCGACGAGGGAAAACTTGGCAAGATCACCAGCGGCACCTGCCACGTGATGGGCCACGGCATGGAGCACTGGCACCCGAATCCGGACTTCTTCTTCCAGCCAGGCGCAGGCCCCGTGCTCGACATCGGACCGTACTACATCACCAACCTGATCCAGCTGATCGGGCCGGTGAAACAGGTCGCGGCCTTCGCGACGACGCCGGCCAAGGAGCGCACGATTTCATCAAAACCGCGCGCGGGCGAGAAGATTCCGGTCAACACGCCGACGACCATCCACGGCCTGCTGGAGTTCGAGAACGGTGCGGTGGTGACGCTCAACACCAGCTGGGACGTCTGGGCCCATGGCCACGCGCCGATGGAACTCTATGGCGAGACGGGCACGGTGTTCGTGCCGGATCCGAATTTCTTCGGCGGCGACGTGCGCTTCACGCAAGACAGCAAGCCGGTCAAGAAGCTGCCGAAATGGAAGCACCCGTTCGGTGTCCCCAATGAAATGCATGGACAAGGCATGATGGCCAACTACCGCACATCAGGCCTCGCCGACATGGCGGTGGCGATCACGGAAGGCCGGCCACACCGCTGCTCGATGGAACTGGCGCTGCATGCCGTCGATGTGATGACCGGCCTGCTGCGCTCCGGCGAAACCGGCAAGTTCGTCGCCATGCAGACCACCTGCGAACGGCCGGCCGCACTGGGCGTCAAGGAAGCCAAAGAGCTTTTGGCAAAGAAGAAGTAG
- the mgrA gene encoding L-glyceraldehyde 3-phosphate reductase, giving the protein MPYIPAENRYEKMIYNRCGRSGLKLPAISLGLWHNFGNDTPHKTKQAIARKAFDLGITHFDLANNYGPPPGSAETAFGEILRTDFAAYRDELIISTKAGYEMWAGPYGEWGGRKYMLASLDQSLKRMGLDYVDIFYSHRFDPDTPLEETMGALDHAVRSGKALYAGISSYNSQRTREAADILKQLGTPCVIHQPSYSMLNRWVEEDGLLDTLEGLGVGSIVFSPLAQGMLTNKYLGGIPDGSRASQGKSLKTAFINDKTIANIKALDAIAGKRGQTLAQMALAWVLRKGRVTSALIGASRPEQVEDCVGALKVLDFSDAELAEIDTYARESDINLWAASAERKGPPRK; this is encoded by the coding sequence ATGCCCTACATCCCCGCCGAAAACCGCTATGAAAAGATGATCTACAACCGCTGTGGCCGCTCCGGCCTGAAGCTGCCGGCGATCTCGCTGGGGTTGTGGCACAATTTCGGCAATGACACGCCGCACAAGACCAAGCAGGCGATCGCGCGCAAGGCCTTCGACCTCGGCATCACGCATTTCGACCTCGCCAACAATTACGGTCCGCCGCCCGGCTCGGCCGAGACCGCTTTTGGCGAGATCCTGCGCACCGACTTCGCCGCCTACCGCGACGAGCTGATCATCTCGACCAAGGCCGGCTACGAGATGTGGGCCGGCCCTTACGGCGAATGGGGCGGGCGCAAATACATGCTTGCCAGCCTCGATCAGAGCCTGAAGCGGATGGGTCTCGACTATGTCGACATCTTCTATTCGCACCGTTTCGATCCCGACACGCCGCTGGAAGAAACCATGGGCGCGCTCGACCATGCCGTGCGCTCGGGCAAGGCGCTCTATGCCGGTATCTCGTCCTACAATTCGCAGCGCACGCGCGAGGCGGCCGATATATTGAAGCAGCTTGGCACGCCTTGCGTCATCCACCAGCCGAGCTATTCGATGCTGAACCGCTGGGTCGAGGAAGACGGCCTGCTCGACACGCTCGAAGGGCTCGGCGTCGGCTCCATCGTGTTCTCGCCGCTGGCGCAAGGCATGCTGACCAACAAGTATCTCGGCGGCATTCCCGATGGCAGCCGTGCTTCCCAGGGCAAGTCGCTGAAGACAGCGTTCATCAACGACAAGACCATCGCCAACATCAAGGCGCTCGACGCCATCGCCGGCAAGCGCGGGCAGACGCTGGCGCAGATGGCGCTTGCCTGGGTGCTGCGCAAGGGCAGGGTGACCTCGGCGCTGATCGGCGCCAGCCGGCCGGAGCAGGTCGAGGACTGTGTAGGTGCGCTCAAGGTGCTCGACTTCAGCGATGCCGAACTCGCCGAGATCGATACCTATGCGCGCGAATCCGACATCAATCTGTGGGCGGCTTCGGCTGAACGCAAAGGCCCGCCAAGGAAATAA
- a CDS encoding trypsin-like serine protease — protein MHIIHRFKPIAAATLLGIAAALAAANAAQADEGAARPEAAVSPMKRVTEARAKAAAENPDGADRVYGGNQAEKGAYPFQVALLTTDRLDENPASQANAQFCGGSLIAPQWVLTAAHCLNDKGQPISPESVTVLTGATDLSEGKRHKVVEVIVNEGYSEQTLDNDLGLLRLAEPADAPTIKVTHDATPDTGKTTVTGWGKMQDGTFPTTLMVADLDLQPNTACNSGIKAIYAHDLKAALGDLSHRMRYSEKGIDAAANAIAADMTDPLTGNMICAGTTSGVRDACNGDSGGPLFMTGTDGPVQVGVVSWGEGPADGSAACGHKDAYGIYTRLANYTGWIEAKMKTSAPAPAKPKPGLGTAQKPKTP, from the coding sequence GTGCACATCATCCATCGGTTCAAGCCGATCGCCGCCGCGACTTTGCTCGGCATCGCCGCGGCCCTTGCGGCCGCCAACGCTGCCCAGGCGGACGAAGGCGCCGCCCGACCGGAGGCAGCGGTCTCGCCAATGAAGCGCGTGACGGAAGCCAGGGCGAAGGCCGCGGCGGAGAATCCCGACGGCGCCGATCGCGTCTATGGCGGCAACCAGGCCGAAAAGGGCGCCTATCCGTTCCAGGTCGCGCTGCTCACCACCGACAGGCTGGACGAGAATCCGGCCTCGCAGGCCAATGCCCAATTCTGCGGCGGCAGCCTGATCGCCCCGCAATGGGTGCTGACGGCAGCACACTGCCTCAACGACAAGGGCCAGCCGATTTCGCCGGAGAGCGTCACCGTGCTGACCGGCGCCACCGATCTCAGCGAGGGCAAACGCCACAAGGTGGTGGAGGTCATCGTCAACGAAGGCTACAGCGAGCAGACGCTCGACAATGATCTCGGCCTGCTCCGGCTTGCCGAGCCGGCCGATGCGCCGACCATCAAGGTCACCCATGATGCAACGCCCGACACCGGCAAGACGACGGTCACCGGCTGGGGCAAGATGCAGGATGGCACCTTCCCGACCACGCTGATGGTTGCCGACCTTGATCTGCAGCCGAACACCGCTTGCAACAGCGGCATCAAGGCCATCTATGCGCATGATCTGAAGGCAGCACTTGGCGATCTGTCCCACCGTATGCGCTATTCGGAAAAAGGCATCGACGCGGCCGCCAATGCGATTGCCGCCGACATGACCGACCCGCTGACCGGCAACATGATCTGCGCCGGCACCACCAGCGGCGTGCGCGATGCCTGCAACGGCGACAGTGGCGGCCCGCTGTTCATGACCGGCACGGACGGCCCGGTTCAGGTCGGCGTCGTCAGCTGGGGCGAAGGCCCGGCGGACGGCAGTGCGGCCTGTGGCCACAAGGACGCCTACGGCATCTACACGCGGCTGGCCAATTACACCGGCTGGATCGAGGCAAAGATGAAAACCTCTGCTCCAGCGCCTGCTAAACCCAAGCCGGGACTGGGCACGGCGCAGAAGCCGAAGACGCCCTGA
- a CDS encoding serine protease — protein MTKLTNALIASALLSTAMWAVPVFAADPGSASAGNGESMRDVTSGDYKPGRAKPIAPPTLTDEDSRAAPLADEATAVKSYGIVGRSADGKEIKIEPSAALRELIIKQLNAPADGKDGAERKTEDPDLGEGEAGRQVFGADDREQVKNTKTYPFSAIGYLEAKSPKTGSFGSCSATLIGPRTVLTAAHCLYSHEDKDWLSDYLFVPGLNGSTADDAPFGAFTFESAYVLQGFIDNYQGYYGSVLLWDLGIVTLKQDVGTNLGWLGYANYDDLGDFTANLVGYPGDKPMGTMWKAACEVHAENIAPEYFQYDCDTFPGSSGSSVYAYDNKAKQRIITGVNVAESPDANTAVRLNAANVQWINSLYK, from the coding sequence ATGACAAAACTGACAAACGCACTTATTGCGTCCGCATTGCTTTCCACCGCAATGTGGGCGGTCCCGGTTTTCGCCGCCGACCCTGGCTCCGCCAGTGCCGGCAATGGCGAAAGCATGCGGGACGTGACTTCAGGCGACTACAAGCCCGGGCGGGCAAAACCAATCGCGCCGCCGACGCTGACTGACGAAGACAGCCGCGCCGCGCCGCTTGCTGACGAGGCAACGGCTGTCAAATCCTACGGCATCGTCGGACGTTCCGCCGATGGCAAGGAGATCAAGATCGAGCCGAGCGCAGCGCTGCGGGAGCTTATCATCAAGCAACTGAACGCTCCGGCCGATGGAAAAGACGGGGCTGAGCGCAAGACCGAAGATCCGGATCTTGGCGAAGGCGAAGCCGGCCGTCAGGTTTTCGGCGCCGACGATCGCGAGCAGGTCAAGAACACCAAGACCTATCCGTTCTCGGCGATCGGCTATCTCGAAGCCAAGTCGCCGAAGACCGGCAGCTTCGGCAGCTGTTCGGCAACGCTGATCGGCCCGCGCACGGTGCTCACCGCAGCGCATTGCCTCTACAGCCATGAGGACAAGGACTGGCTCTCCGACTATCTGTTCGTGCCAGGCCTCAACGGCAGCACAGCCGACGACGCACCGTTCGGCGCCTTCACCTTTGAAAGCGCCTATGTGCTGCAAGGCTTCATCGACAACTACCAGGGTTATTACGGTTCGGTCCTCCTGTGGGATCTCGGCATCGTTACGCTGAAGCAGGACGTTGGCACCAACCTTGGCTGGCTGGGCTATGCCAACTATGACGATCTCGGCGACTTCACCGCCAACCTCGTCGGCTATCCCGGTGACAAGCCGATGGGCACGATGTGGAAGGCAGCCTGCGAAGTGCATGCCGAAAACATCGCCCCGGAATATTTCCAGTATGACTGCGATACGTTCCCGGGGTCGAGCGGCAGCTCGGTCTATGCCTATGACAACAAGGCCAAGCAGCGCATCATCACCGGTGTCAACGTGGCGGAAAGCCCCGACGCGAACACCGCCGTGCGCCTGAACGCTGCCAACGTCCAGTGGATCAACAGCCTGTATAAATAA
- a CDS encoding caspase family protein: MIKLTRRTLLVGTSALTMAGMVSFRTMAASRTYHALLVACTEYPALPQRNWLIGPKNDAGLVHEYLLKNVPDPVRFAPENVTLLAKDVPGASGLPTHAAIKAALADLAAKVQRDDFVYLHLSGHGAQQPQMVKGDETDGLDEIFLPVDIEKWINRDAGVPNALVDNEIGAALDAIRDKGAFVWVVFDCCHSGTATRAVEVDDELERKVEFADLVGGSEAERAAAIKAYDEVTSAAGSRGVDDNGARKPAFNLTPTGGEPITKGKLVAFYAAQTVETTPEMPLPKGTADAPRFGLFTFTILSKLAENPNVTYRQLGQAVLQQYSADSRTRPTPLFEGELDARVFGTDKTDAVMQWPVVIKDGEATIGAGLLHRLTLGSKLAILPSALSPLSDAVGYLEVQSAKNLESRVKPVEFDKKPALEVADIPANAYARVAEIAVDYKLVVARPAATKGLEKETALVNSVLDELAAAKETGFNIELVEPGKSAELRFAVIRENAIAGAAKDATDKPALWFLPASGDVSLKDGSKPPLIIIHRDDRQKLVDATTRNLRTIFRATGLSRLAAASDYKPEDVNVQFQVKRRDKDGLEPLQASVVPRVSPGDEVHVLAKNSSDLLVDINVLYIGSDYSITHIVAERLAPQATLEEGLLAFTDTSFGMERMIAVLTEAPPESEKEDLSFLAQDGVASATRGTGSAGFSDMLTDLGMAPATRSVMRLADKSGPKGAVMIFPMETVPRT; encoded by the coding sequence ATGATCAAATTGACGCGGCGGACGCTGCTGGTCGGCACGTCCGCGCTGACGATGGCCGGCATGGTGTCGTTCCGGACCATGGCCGCATCGCGCACCTACCATGCGTTGCTGGTCGCCTGCACCGAATATCCTGCCCTGCCGCAGAGGAACTGGCTGATCGGGCCGAAGAACGATGCCGGCCTCGTCCACGAATATCTCCTGAAGAACGTGCCCGACCCGGTGCGGTTCGCACCGGAGAATGTGACGCTGCTCGCCAAGGACGTCCCCGGCGCCAGTGGCCTGCCGACCCATGCGGCGATCAAGGCTGCACTGGCCGACCTTGCCGCCAAGGTGCAGCGCGACGATTTCGTCTATTTGCACCTGTCCGGTCACGGCGCCCAGCAACCGCAGATGGTCAAGGGCGACGAGACCGACGGGCTCGACGAGATCTTCCTGCCCGTCGACATCGAAAAATGGATCAACCGCGATGCCGGCGTGCCCAATGCATTGGTCGACAACGAGATCGGCGCAGCACTCGACGCCATTCGCGACAAGGGCGCCTTCGTCTGGGTTGTGTTCGACTGCTGCCATTCCGGCACCGCGACGCGCGCCGTGGAAGTCGACGACGAACTGGAGCGCAAGGTCGAATTCGCTGACCTGGTCGGCGGCAGCGAGGCCGAGCGGGCCGCCGCGATCAAGGCCTATGACGAGGTGACGTCGGCCGCCGGCTCGCGCGGCGTCGACGACAACGGCGCGCGCAAGCCCGCCTTCAACCTGACCCCGACCGGCGGCGAACCGATCACCAAGGGCAAGCTGGTCGCCTTCTATGCCGCACAGACGGTGGAGACGACGCCGGAAATGCCGCTGCCCAAGGGCACGGCGGATGCGCCCCGGTTCGGCTTGTTCACCTTCACCATCCTGTCGAAACTGGCTGAGAATCCCAACGTCACCTATCGCCAGCTTGGCCAGGCCGTGCTGCAGCAATATTCGGCCGACAGCCGCACCCGGCCGACGCCGCTGTTCGAAGGCGAACTCGACGCGCGGGTGTTCGGCACCGACAAGACCGACGCGGTCATGCAGTGGCCTGTCGTCATCAAGGATGGCGAGGCGACGATCGGCGCCGGGCTGCTGCATCGCCTCACCCTCGGCAGCAAGCTCGCCATATTGCCTTCGGCGCTGTCGCCGCTTTCCGACGCTGTCGGTTATCTCGAGGTGCAGTCGGCCAAGAACCTGGAAAGCCGCGTCAAGCCAGTCGAGTTCGACAAGAAGCCGGCGCTCGAAGTCGCCGACATTCCCGCCAATGCCTATGCGCGGGTGGCGGAGATCGCCGTCGACTACAAGCTCGTCGTGGCGCGCCCGGCTGCCACCAAGGGACTTGAGAAGGAAACCGCGCTGGTCAATTCGGTTCTCGACGAACTGGCCGCAGCCAAGGAGACCGGCTTCAACATCGAGCTGGTCGAGCCCGGCAAGAGCGCCGAGCTTCGCTTTGCGGTGATCCGCGAGAATGCCATTGCCGGCGCCGCCAAGGATGCGACCGACAAGCCGGCGCTGTGGTTCCTGCCGGCGTCGGGCGACGTGTCCTTGAAGGACGGCAGCAAGCCACCGCTGATCATCATCCATAGGGATGACCGGCAGAAACTGGTCGATGCGACGACCAGGAACCTGCGCACCATCTTCCGTGCCACCGGGCTTTCGCGGCTGGCGGCGGCCTCCGACTACAAGCCCGAGGACGTCAACGTCCAGTTCCAGGTCAAACGCCGCGACAAGGATGGCCTCGAACCGCTGCAGGCTTCGGTGGTGCCGCGCGTCTCGCCGGGCGACGAAGTGCATGTGCTGGCCAAGAACAGCTCGGACCTTCTGGTCGACATCAACGTGCTCTATATCGGCAGCGACTATTCGATCACCCATATCGTTGCCGAACGCCTCGCCCCGCAGGCCACGCTCGAGGAGGGGCTGCTGGCCTTCACCGACACCAGTTTCGGCATGGAACGGATGATTGCGGTTTTGACCGAAGCGCCGCCGGAGAGCGAGAAGGAGGACCTGAGCTTCCTGGCGCAGGACGGCGTCGCCTCGGCGACACGCGGAACAGGCTCCGCCGGCTTCTCCGACATGTTGACCGATCTCGGTATGGCGCCGGCAACCCGCTCGGTGATGCGGCTTGCCGACAAGAGCGGGCCGAAAGGCGCGGTGATGATCTTCCCGATGGAAACGGTGCCGCGCACCTGA
- a CDS encoding transcriptional repressor yields MAARDVLTKNQVCVLEKLEAASGPLSAYTLLDQLRERGFRAPLQVYRALDTLVKSGFVHRLESINSFVACAEPHDHSHSMTAFAICDTCGQVTEMSDHDVGHRLDEWVRSTGFAAKKAVIEFRGTCAKCLAEAA; encoded by the coding sequence ATGGCGGCAAGGGATGTGCTGACGAAGAACCAGGTGTGCGTGCTCGAAAAGCTCGAGGCCGCCAGCGGCCCACTCAGCGCCTACACCTTGCTTGACCAACTGCGCGAGCGCGGTTTTCGCGCGCCGCTGCAGGTCTATCGGGCGCTCGACACGCTGGTGAAGTCCGGCTTCGTGCACCGGCTGGAAAGCATCAACTCCTTCGTCGCCTGCGCCGAGCCGCACGACCACAGCCACTCGATGACCGCCTTCGCCATCTGCGACACATGCGGGCAAGTCACCGAAATGTCCGACCACGATGTCGGCCACCGGCTTGACGAATGGGTGCGCTCGACGGGCTTTGCCGCCAAGAAGGCGGTGATCGAGTTTCGCGGGACGTGTGCCAAGTGTCTGGCGGAGGCCGCTTGA
- the polA gene encoding DNA polymerase I — protein MKKGDHLFLVDGSGYIFRAYHALPPLTRKSDGLPVGAVSGFCNMLWKLMLDARNTDVGIVPTHFAVIFDYSSKTFRNELYPEYKANRSAPPEDLIPQFGLIRQATRAFNLPCIEIEGYEADDLIATYARLAREAGGDTTVISSDKDLMQLVGDTVGMYDPMKDRQIGIPEVIEKWGVPPEKMVDLQALTGDSVDNVPGVPGIGPKTAAQLLEQFGDLDTLLARAGEIKQDKRRESIIANADKARISRQLVTLMNDVPVAEGLDDFVLHAPDGPKLIGFLKTMEFTSLTRRVAEATGTEAGDVQAVSVTVERADNAHGPDVGAGVPAVARSEAGAEPGQAGGTATTATPKQGDTPSLLAALRLESAATRKIDTSAYQGIRDVATLKAWVAEAKETGLAAFDVRATSSDPMQAELIGISIATAPGRAAYIPFAHKSGNGDLLGGGAVENQIPLREALALLKPLLEDRSVLKIAQNLKYDLVVMSRYGIDVAPFDDTMLISYVLDAGTPHGHGLDSLAEKWLGHTPLLLKDVTGSGKSSVGFDQVDIDKATAHAGEDADVTLRLWLVLKPRLAAKGLVSVYERLERPLVPVLARMEQRGISVDRQILSRLSGELAQGAARLEEEIYQLIGERINIGSPKQLGDILFGRMGLPGGSKTKTGQWSTSAQLLEDLAAEGHELPRKIVDWRQLTKLKSTYTDALPGFIHPDTKRVHTSYALAATTTGRLSSSDPNLQNIPVRTAEGRKIRTAFITDKSHRLVSADYSQIELRVLAHVAEIPQLRQAFADGADIHAITASEMFNVPVEGMPSEVRRRAKAINFGIIYGISAFGLANQLSIPREEASNYIKKYFERFPGIRDYIEETKAYAREHGFVETIFGRRIHYPDIRSSNPSLRAFNERASINARLQGTAADIIRRAMIRMEEALEKAGLSARMLLQVHDELIFETVEAEVEATIPIVRHVMENAAMPAVSMSVPLHVDARAANNWDEAH, from the coding sequence ATGAAAAAAGGCGATCATCTCTTCCTTGTCGACGGCTCCGGCTACATCTTCCGTGCCTATCACGCGCTGCCGCCGCTGACCCGCAAATCCGACGGTCTGCCGGTGGGCGCCGTTTCCGGCTTCTGCAACATGCTGTGGAAGCTGATGCTCGACGCCCGCAACACCGATGTAGGCATTGTGCCGACGCATTTCGCGGTCATTTTCGACTATTCGTCGAAAACCTTCCGCAACGAACTCTACCCCGAATACAAGGCCAACCGCTCGGCTCCGCCGGAAGACCTGATCCCGCAATTCGGCCTGATCCGCCAGGCGACCAGGGCGTTCAACCTGCCTTGCATCGAGATCGAAGGCTACGAGGCCGACGATCTGATCGCCACCTATGCAAGGCTTGCCCGTGAAGCAGGCGGCGACACCACCGTCATCTCCTCCGACAAGGATTTGATGCAGCTGGTCGGCGACACGGTCGGCATGTACGACCCGATGAAGGACCGCCAGATCGGCATTCCCGAAGTCATCGAGAAATGGGGCGTGCCGCCGGAGAAAATGGTCGACCTGCAGGCGCTGACCGGTGACTCGGTCGACAATGTGCCTGGTGTGCCCGGCATCGGGCCGAAGACGGCGGCGCAGCTGCTGGAACAATTCGGCGACCTCGACACGCTGCTGGCCCGCGCCGGCGAGATCAAGCAGGACAAGAGGCGCGAATCCATCATCGCCAACGCCGACAAGGCGCGCATTTCGCGTCAGTTGGTGACGCTGATGAACGACGTGCCGGTGGCCGAGGGATTGGACGACTTCGTCCTGCACGCGCCGGACGGGCCGAAGCTGATCGGCTTCCTCAAGACCATGGAATTCACCTCGCTGACCCGCCGCGTGGCGGAAGCAACCGGCACCGAGGCCGGTGACGTCCAGGCCGTGTCGGTGACGGTCGAGCGCGCCGACAACGCGCATGGCCCCGATGTCGGGGCCGGAGTGCCAGCCGTTGCCCGAAGCGAGGCCGGCGCCGAGCCAGGCCAAGCCGGCGGAACGGCAACCACAGCGACACCGAAGCAAGGCGACACCCCTTCCCTGCTCGCAGCGTTGCGGCTGGAGAGCGCGGCCACCCGCAAGATCGATACGTCAGCTTATCAAGGCATTCGCGACGTCGCGACCCTGAAGGCCTGGGTAGCCGAGGCAAAGGAGACCGGCCTTGCTGCGTTCGATGTGAGGGCCACTTCCTCTGACCCGATGCAGGCCGAGTTGATCGGCATATCCATCGCCACCGCGCCTGGCCGTGCGGCCTACATTCCCTTTGCCCACAAGAGCGGCAATGGCGACCTGCTCGGCGGCGGTGCGGTCGAAAACCAGATTCCCCTGCGCGAGGCGCTGGCCCTGCTGAAACCGCTGTTGGAAGACAGGTCGGTTCTCAAGATCGCGCAGAACCTGAAATACGATCTTGTCGTCATGAGCCGCTATGGCATCGATGTCGCGCCTTTCGACGACACCATGCTGATCTCTTATGTGCTCGATGCCGGCACCCCCCATGGTCACGGCCTGGACTCGCTTGCCGAGAAATGGCTGGGGCATACCCCTCTCCTGCTCAAGGACGTCACCGGCTCCGGCAAAAGCTCCGTCGGTTTCGATCAGGTCGACATCGACAAGGCGACCGCCCACGCCGGCGAAGACGCCGATGTGACGCTGCGGCTCTGGCTGGTGCTGAAACCACGGCTTGCCGCCAAGGGCCTGGTCTCGGTCTATGAGCGGCTGGAACGGCCGCTGGTGCCGGTGCTGGCGCGCATGGAACAGCGCGGCATCTCGGTCGACCGGCAGATCCTGTCGCGACTGTCCGGCGAACTGGCGCAGGGCGCCGCCCGACTGGAAGAGGAGATCTACCAGCTCATCGGCGAGCGCATCAACATCGGCTCGCCAAAACAGCTCGGCGACATCCTGTTCGGGCGCATGGGCCTGCCCGGCGGCTCCAAGACCAAGACCGGCCAGTGGTCGACCTCGGCGCAGCTTCTTGAAGACCTTGCCGCGGAAGGCCATGAACTGCCGCGCAAGATCGTCGACTGGCGACAGCTGACCAAGCTGAAATCGACCTATACCGATGCGCTGCCGGGCTTCATCCACCCCGACACCAAGCGCGTCCACACCTCCTATGCGCTGGCCGCGACGACGACGGGCCGGCTGTCGTCCTCCGATCCGAACCTGCAGAACATTCCGGTGCGCACCGCCGAAGGCCGCAAGATCAGGACCGCCTTCATCACCGACAAGAGCCATCGGCTGGTCTCGGCCGACTACAGCCAGATCGAGCTGCGGGTGCTCGCCCATGTCGCCGAAATCCCGCAACTGCGGCAGGCCTTTGCCGACGGCGCCGACATCCACGCCATCACCGCGTCGGAAATGTTCAACGTGCCGGTTGAAGGCATGCCTTCGGAAGTCCGCCGCCGCGCCAAGGCGATCAATTTCGGCATCATCTACGGCATTTCGGCCTTCGGCCTCGCCAACCAGCTGTCGATCCCGCGCGAGGAGGCGAGCAACTACATCAAGAAATATTTCGAGCGTTTTCCGGGCATCCGCGACTACATCGAGGAGACCAAGGCCTATGCCCGCGAGCACGGCTTCGTCGAAACGATCTTCGGCCGCCGCATCCATTACCCGGATATCCGCTCCTCGAACCCGTCGCTCCGCGCGTTCAACGAACGCGCCTCGATCAACGCCCGCCTGCAAGGCACCGCCGCCGACATCATCCGCCGTGCCATGATCCGCATGGAGGAGGCGCTGGAAAAGGCGGGCCTTTCAGCACGCATGCTGTTGCAGGTGCATGACGAACTGATCTTCGAGACCGTAGAGGCCGAAGTCGAGGCGACGATCCCGATCGTGCGTCATGTCATGGAAAACGCGGCGATGCCTGCGGTTTCGATGTCGGTGCCGCTGCATGTCGACGCCCGGGCGGCGAACAACTGGGACGAGGCGCATTGA